The following coding sequences are from one Lycium ferocissimum isolate CSIRO_LF1 chromosome 3, AGI_CSIRO_Lferr_CH_V1, whole genome shotgun sequence window:
- the LOC132049815 gene encoding uncharacterized protein LOC132049815, with the protein MGAINFLDTILVPLSLFITIGYHAYLWQNLKHKPSNTTIGMNMLKRRSWLRELNQASAKKGTLAVQSLRNALMETILTATITILITLAMAALTNNTLKVSNLFTNAFFGSQTGKIIVLKYGSATIFLVASFLCSSMALGFLIDANFLVNALGEFSINPRYTETIFERGFTLAFVGDRVLCMTFPLLFWMFGPVPVVVSSLALVWGLRERDFAGNWSRTMNKSCT; encoded by the exons ATGGGTGCCATTAACTTCTTGGACACCATTTTAGTCCCCTTGAGTCTTTTCATCACAATTGGCTACCATGCCTATCTTTGGCAAAACTTGAAACATAAGCCTTCTAACACCACCATTGGTATGAACATGCTCAAGAGGAGATCTTGGCTGCGAGAGCTCAATCAAGCAAGT GCAAAGAAAGGCACGTTGGCTGTACAAAGTTTGAGAAATGCTTTAATGGAGACAATACTCACTGCTacaatcacaattctcatcacTTTGGCAATGGCAGCTTTGACAAACAATACTTTAAAAGTGAGCAATCTCTTTACTAATGCTTTCTTTGGCTCACAGACAGGGAAGATAATTGTTCTAAAATATGGATCAGCAACAATTTTCTTGGTGGCTAGCTTCTTGTGTAGCTCCATGGCACTTGGTTTCTTAATTGATGCTAATTTCTTGGTGAACGCATTGGGGGAATTCTCTATAAATCCAAGGTACACAGAGACCATATTTGAAAGAGGATTTACATTGGCTTTTGTTGGTGATAGGGTGCTATGTATGACTTTTCCTCTTTTGTTTTGGATGTTTGGCCCTGTACCTGTGGTTGTGTCTTCGCTGGCTTTGGTTTGGGGGCTGCGCGAGCGCGATTTTGCTGGAAATTGGTCGAGAACGATGAATAAGAGTTGCACCTGA